One part of the Paracoccus sp. MBLB3053 genome encodes these proteins:
- a CDS encoding OmpA family protein yields MKTRISLLLATTGALAVSACAPTTDQYGNTSSGMSKTQQGAIAGAVVGGLIGAGESRENALKGAVIGATAGAVGGSILDQQQQALQQSLNNPNIRIVNNGKYLTVVMPESTLFATDSAAVGAQGQNDLYTIARNLNQYPNSRVQVIGHTDSTGSAAYNQDLSERRARSVSGLLSAGGVSTSRITTTGRGASAPVASNDTTAGRAQNRRVEILIIPNG; encoded by the coding sequence ATGAAAACCCGTATCTCGCTGCTGCTCGCGACGACAGGCGCACTGGCAGTCAGCGCCTGCGCTCCGACGACCGATCAATATGGCAATACCAGTTCGGGAATGAGCAAGACCCAGCAAGGCGCAATCGCAGGTGCCGTGGTCGGCGGACTGATCGGCGCGGGCGAAAGCCGCGAAAATGCCCTGAAGGGCGCGGTGATCGGCGCGACCGCCGGCGCCGTCGGAGGTTCGATCCTTGACCAGCAGCAGCAAGCCCTGCAGCAATCCCTGAACAACCCGAACATCCGCATCGTCAACAACGGCAAGTACCTGACCGTGGTGATGCCGGAATCGACCCTGTTCGCAACGGATTCGGCGGCCGTGGGTGCGCAAGGCCAAAACGATCTCTACACGATCGCGCGCAACCTCAACCAATACCCGAACAGCCGTGTCCAGGTCATCGGCCATACCGACAGCACCGGTTCGGCAGCCTATAATCAGGATCTGTCCGAGCGCCGTGCTCGCTCGGTCTCGGGACTTCTTTCGGCCGGTGGCGTGTCGACCTCGCGCATCACGACAACGGGCCGCGGCGCGTCGGCGCCTGTTGCGTCGAACGATACGACTGCGGGCCGTGCGCAGAACCGCCGCGTCG